From the Pseudomonas syringae KCTC 12500 genome, the window CTTCCAGCGCTTTGAGCGGTTCGTCCAGCAGCACTTCGCCGCCCTCGTGACGCAAGGTCACGTACTTGTGATCGGCGATAAAGTAGATCACCTGATCCAGGGGAATCAGCTCGATGCCTTTGCGGGTACGCGCGCTGATGTGGCTGCGTGGGCCCGATCCGCTTTCGGCAGCCGGGCGGGTCAACGCCGCCAGTTGCACGCGGTTTGGCCGCTCGGCCTTTTTCAACGCATCGATAAGGTGCTCGGGACGCACTGGCTTGACCAGATAGCCGACCGCACTGACCTGGAAAGCTTCCAGGGCGAACTCATCATGGGCGGTGCAAAAGACCACTGCAGGCGGTGCTTCGCGCTCGCACAGTCGCGCTGCGACCTGCAGGCCATCGAGACCCGGCATGCGGATATCGAGCAGCACTACGTCCGGTTTGTGGGTTTCGATCAGCGCCAAGGCTTCTTCGCCATTGGAAGCGCTGGGTTCCAGTACTCGATAACCCTCGATTTCATTGACCATGCGGCTCAATCGCTCGCGGGCCAGGGGTTCGTCATCAACGATCAGGACATTCATATAGCTCTGGCTTCCTGCGTGAGTCTCGCACAAGGATAGCGTAGACAGGTGTAGTGACGACCGTCACGGCGCTCCACGCTCAGACTGGCATGCGGGCCAAAAAGTGCCGCAATTCGTGCGCCTATATTCGTCAGAGCTTGCTGAGTACCGTTGGAAGTCTGCCGATTGGCAACTTCTTCATAGGGATTGCTGACGCTCAATATGAACTCTCCCCCTTCATAGTTCGCTTCGACTGTTACAACGCCCCCTTCAACCCGCGGAGCAATGCCATAAATCAAAGCGTTTTCAAGTAATGGCTGCAAGGTTAGCTGGGGGATTGGCAAGTCATCGGGAATTGCACTCACCCTCCAGTCCAACTGTAGACGCTCGCCAAGACGATATTGCTCAATCGATAAATATCGTTTTGCCAATGCCAGCTCTTCACCCCATGTCACCAGGCTGCCCGGCTTGGCCAGACTGGCGCGAAACAGGTCCGAAAGATCCAGCACCGCCTGCTCGGCCTTGACCGGGTTGCTGGCCACCAGACTGGCGATACTGTTGAGTGTGTTGAAGAGGAAATGCGGGCGGATGCGCGCCTGCAGCGATTCGATCCTGGCGCGCAGTTCGCCCTGTTGCTGCTTGCGCCACTGACTCTGCAGATAAAAGTAGCGCAGCATCAGAGCGGACATGATCAGGGCAATCGTCGAGTAGCGCAGATAACGCTCGACCATGCCGCTGACCGAAATTCGCCCGGTAAGCTGACAGACATCGGTGACGGCTGTGCACAGCAGCGTCAAGCCGACCACCAAAAGGCAGCTGAGCATGCCCGCCAGGCCCGGCGTCAATCGCGCCAGCCAAGGCCGCAACCCGCACAGCAGCGCTGCGGACAGTAGCACGATCCATTGCACAAACAGCGACATCAACGCCAGGCGTACCCAGTCGAAGCCGCTGCGCATCGGTTCTACCAGCACCAGAACCAGAACCAGCAGCTCCGCCAGCACGACGAGCACCAGCAATGCCTGCGGCAGGCACAGTTCAGGGAGGAAAAAGTCTTTGCCGGGCGCGGGCCGGGCATCGTGTTTCACAGGTTCGATTCGCATGGCTCCAGTCTCTGCCCTGGCCTCGTCAGCGGCAAGCTGTCCGGGGATAAAAATGCATCAACCCTGTTATCATCGCGTTCGTTCTTGTGCCAGGTATCGGGCACGTCACTTTCAGTCAGCAACGAGCGAATCCATGAGCACCGACAAGACCAACCAGTCCTGGGGCGGCCGCTTCAGTGAACCCGTCGACGCGTTTGTCGCGCGTTTCACCGCCTCCGTCACCTTCGATCAACGCCTGTATCGCCACGACATCATGGGCTCCATCGCCCACGCCACAATGCTGGCCAAGGTGGGCGTACTGACCGACGCCGAGCGCGATACCATCGTTGACGGCCTGAACACCATTCAGGCCGAGATCGAGGCTGGCCAGTTCGACTGGCGCGTCGATCTGGAAGACGTGCACATGAACATTGAAGCACGCCTGACCGACCGCATCGGTATCACCGGCAAGAAGCTGCACACCGGTCGCAGCCGCAATGATCAGGTCGCCACCGATATCCGTCTGTGGCTGCGCGACGAAATCGACCTGATCCTCAGCGAAATCACACGTTTGCAGCAAGGCCTGCTGGGCCAGGCCGAGCGTGAAGCTGAAACCATCATGCCCGGTTTTACCCACTTGCAGACGGCCCAGCCGGTAACATTCGGTCACCATATGCTGGCTTGGTTCGAAATGCTCAGCCGCGACTACGAGCGTCTGGTCGACTGCCGCAAGCGTCTCAACCGCATGCCGCTGGGCAGCGCGGCGCTGGCGGGCACCACCTACCCGATCGACCGCGAGCTGACCTGCACACTGCTGGGCTTCGACGTGGTGGGCGGCAACTCGCTGGACGGCGTATCGGATCGCGACTTCGCCATCGAATTCTGCTCGGCTGCGTCCATCGCCATGATGCACCTGTCGCGCTTTTCGGAAGAGCTGGTGCTCTGGACCAGTGCGCAGTTCCAGTTCATCGACCTGCCGGACCGCTTCTGCACCGGCAGCTCGATCATGCCGCAAAAGAAAAACCCCGATGTCCCTGAGCTGGTTCGCGGCAAGAGCGGCCGTGTGTTCGGTGCCCTGATGGGCCTGCTGACCCTGATGAAAGGCCAGCCGCTGGCGTACAACAAGGACAACCAGGAAGACAAGGAACCGCTGTTTGACGCCGCCGACACCCTGCGTGATTCGTTGCGTGCGTTCGCCGACATGATTCCTGCGATCAAGCCCAGGCACGCGATGATGCGTGAGGCGGCGCTGCGCGGGTTCTCGACCGCCACCGATCTGGCCGACTACCTGGTCCGTCGTGGTCTGCCGTTCCGTGACTGCCACGAAATCGTCGGTCACGCAGTGAAGTACGGTGTGGAAACCGGCAAGGACCTGGCAGAGATGAGCCTGGAAGAGCTGCGTCAGTTCAGCAACCAGATCGAACAGGACGTCTTCGCCGTGCTGACCCTGGAAGGCTCGGTGAATGCCCGTAACCACATAGGCGGCACCGCCCCCGAACAGGTCCGCGCTGCCGTGGTTCGCGGCCAGGAACTGCTGGCCGGTCGCTGAACATACCCCGCGTAGCCCCTGATGACGCGGAGCATCGGCACGATAGAAATCTCAAGGTTTCATCGTTCCCATGTTCCGCATGCGAATGCTGTTCTGGACGCTCTGCGTCCTATCCTGAATGTGCGCCGCAGAGCGTCACAAAACGACCGTGTTCTCGTGCACCTAGCATTCCTACAACTCTTTCAGCACCTGCCGATTTCCCTCCAGCGCACCCCGCCGCTATCATCCCCGCTTCTTGTGGGGGACTTATCCGATGCTCAATGGCCTGTGGCTTGGTTTTTTTGTCGTGGCGACGATTTCCGCGCTGGTGCAGTGGCTGGTAGGCGGCAACGCCGGCATT encodes:
- a CDS encoding LytR/AlgR family response regulator transcription factor; the encoded protein is MNVLIVDDEPLARERLSRMVNEIEGYRVLEPSASNGEEALALIETHKPDVVLLDIRMPGLDGLQVAARLCEREAPPAVVFCTAHDEFALEAFQVSAVGYLVKPVRPEHLIDALKKAERPNRVQLAALTRPAAESGSGPRSHISARTRKGIELIPLDQVIYFIADHKYVTLRHEGGEVLLDEPLKALEDEFGDRFVRIHRNALVARERIERLQRTPLGHFQLFLRGLNGDALIVSRRHVAGVRKMMQQL
- a CDS encoding sensor histidine kinase; this translates as MRIEPVKHDARPAPGKDFFLPELCLPQALLVLVVLAELLVLVLVLVEPMRSGFDWVRLALMSLFVQWIVLLSAALLCGLRPWLARLTPGLAGMLSCLLVVGLTLLCTAVTDVCQLTGRISVSGMVERYLRYSTIALIMSALMLRYFYLQSQWRKQQQGELRARIESLQARIRPHFLFNTLNSIASLVASNPVKAEQAVLDLSDLFRASLAKPGSLVTWGEELALAKRYLSIEQYRLGERLQLDWRVSAIPDDLPIPQLTLQPLLENALIYGIAPRVEGGVVTVEANYEGGEFILSVSNPYEEVANRQTSNGTQQALTNIGARIAALFGPHASLSVERRDGRHYTCLRYPCARLTQEARAI
- the argH gene encoding argininosuccinate lyase — encoded protein: MSTDKTNQSWGGRFSEPVDAFVARFTASVTFDQRLYRHDIMGSIAHATMLAKVGVLTDAERDTIVDGLNTIQAEIEAGQFDWRVDLEDVHMNIEARLTDRIGITGKKLHTGRSRNDQVATDIRLWLRDEIDLILSEITRLQQGLLGQAEREAETIMPGFTHLQTAQPVTFGHHMLAWFEMLSRDYERLVDCRKRLNRMPLGSAALAGTTYPIDRELTCTLLGFDVVGGNSLDGVSDRDFAIEFCSAASIAMMHLSRFSEELVLWTSAQFQFIDLPDRFCTGSSIMPQKKNPDVPELVRGKSGRVFGALMGLLTLMKGQPLAYNKDNQEDKEPLFDAADTLRDSLRAFADMIPAIKPRHAMMREAALRGFSTATDLADYLVRRGLPFRDCHEIVGHAVKYGVETGKDLAEMSLEELRQFSNQIEQDVFAVLTLEGSVNARNHIGGTAPEQVRAAVVRGQELLAGR